Below is a window of Inquilinus sp. KBS0705 DNA.
GACAACAAATAAAATAGTGGATGAAAATGGAAGAGAAAATGAAAGCAGCGTTGAAAACGCAGGAAGGTACATTTGAGATTGGCGAAGCTGATACCCCCAAAATTGCAAAGCCAGATTGGGTGGTTGCAAGGGTAAAAGTAGCCGGCATATGCGGCACCGACCTTAGGCACTGGAAAATAGCCGAAGCCGAACTGACTTGTAAAATAATGGGGCACGAGCTTTCGGGCGAGGTGATAGAAGTTGGGCCGGAGGTTAAAAATGTAAAACCCGGCGACAGGGTTGTTATTGAAACATTGCTTGGCGATGAAACCTGCGAATGGTGCAACATACAGCGCTATAATATTTGCCCCAACCTATACCCGGTGCGTATGAAAACCATTTCGCAAGCATTTGCACAATATGTAGCCGGCCCATGTGAAAAGTTTTATAAGCTACCCGATAATGTAAGTTTTGAAGAAGCCACCCTGCTTGATACATTTTCGGTATGTATGCATGCCATACAATTAAGCGGCATAAAAATAAATGATAAAGTTGTGATAATAGGTGCCGGTTGCATTGGGTTGGGTCAGCTGCAATTAGCCAAGATATGCGGGGCCGATGTACTTATTACAGATAAGGTGGATTCGGCACTTAAGGTGGCAAAAGAGTTAGGTGCTGATGAAGTGGTAAACATCGATTCGGAAGACGGGCATCAGCGGGTTATGGAATTTACCGGCGGTCGCGGTGCCGATATTGTGTTTGAATGTGCAGGCGGCTCGGCTATGCCCATGACATTGCCCCAGGCGGTTTCGTTTACCCGCATTGGTGGCAAAGTGGTGGTAGTTGGTGGTTTCGAAAAGGACCAAAAAGCAATTGAATTGGATTGGGCCCAAATGCAAAAATCTGAAATTAAACTCATCCTCAGCGCCAGTTATTCCTATTGGGACATTTATCCCGAAATGAAGATGTGCTTAGACCTGGTTGCTAAAGGCAAGCTGAATGCCCGTAAACTTATTACGCACAATTTTTCACTTGATGATATCAATGAGGCTTTTGACACAGCAAGGAACAAAGAGGAAACAGGGGCCATTTTTGTGGCACTAACAGTGTAAACATTAAAAAACACCAATATGAGCACATCAAATTTTGATAAAAATGCCTTAACTGAGTTAAAAGGCATGAGCATTATAATAACCGGCGGAACAACCGGTATAGGCAGGGCTACGGCTATTCTATTGGCACAAAAAGGTGCCGATGTGCTAATAGCAGGAAATAGCCCTGAGCATTTAGACGAAACCCTAAAAAGCATTGAGCAGGCACAGCCCCAGGGCAAATTTGACGGCATAACAGCCGACCTTGCCACCGAAGAAGGTATACAGCAAATTTTTAATAAAGCAGACGAAACGTTGGGTAAGTTAGATGTGTTGGTAAACAATGCGGCGTTGGCATACCAGGGTATAAGCGATGGTAACTACGAGGATTGGGAACGTGTGGTTAAAACAAATTTGCTTGGCTATATGGCCTGTTCCCGTTACGCGCTGGACCGCATGACGCCAAATGGCCGCGGCCATATTGTTCAGGTAGGATCTATGAGTGCAGATGTGCGCGAGACAGGCAGTTCAGTTTATGTTGCAACCAAGGCCGGTATACAGGGTTTTTCGGAAAGCCTGCGTAAAGAAGTGAACGAATTAGGAATAAAAGTAACACTGATAGAGCCCGGAGCTGTGGGAACTGATATGCAACCCGCTAACGCCAGTGAACAGGCACAAAAACAAGAGAGCCTGGAAATGCTAACCGCTGAAGACATTGCATCGGCTGTTGTTTATGCCCTTGAACAACCTTTAAGATGCGATGTTGTCGAACTAAAGATACGGCCCCATTTACAACTTATTTAATGCCGGGGATTAAAGAAGAATATCAATTTTTTTGCGGGCAGCCAAGGCCTATGCGCATGCTGCTTTTAACCAATATGGCCTATGCTTTTGCCATACCGGTTATTGAATTATTTATCGGGGCTTACATCATCAGGAAGTCTGATGATGTAAGCCTTGTTATGGTTTACCAACTGGCCCAAGGCACAGGCATCCCGGTTACATTTGTTTTAAACGGTTACTTATTACGCAAAATACCCATAGCAAGGCTGTATGCTGCCGGCATGATCATTAGCGGACTTGATATGGCCGTTATGATGTTGTTACCTCAGCTCGAAATGGCCGGCATTACACTCATAGGCTTTA
It encodes the following:
- a CDS encoding zinc-binding dehydrogenase — its product is MEEKMKAALKTQEGTFEIGEADTPKIAKPDWVVARVKVAGICGTDLRHWKIAEAELTCKIMGHELSGEVIEVGPEVKNVKPGDRVVIETLLGDETCEWCNIQRYNICPNLYPVRMKTISQAFAQYVAGPCEKFYKLPDNVSFEEATLLDTFSVCMHAIQLSGIKINDKVVIIGAGCIGLGQLQLAKICGADVLITDKVDSALKVAKELGADEVVNIDSEDGHQRVMEFTGGRGADIVFECAGGSAMPMTLPQAVSFTRIGGKVVVVGGFEKDQKAIELDWAQMQKSEIKLILSASYSYWDIYPEMKMCLDLVAKGKLNARKLITHNFSLDDINEAFDTARNKEETGAIFVALTV
- a CDS encoding SDR family oxidoreductase, which produces MSTSNFDKNALTELKGMSIIITGGTTGIGRATAILLAQKGADVLIAGNSPEHLDETLKSIEQAQPQGKFDGITADLATEEGIQQIFNKADETLGKLDVLVNNAALAYQGISDGNYEDWERVVKTNLLGYMACSRYALDRMTPNGRGHIVQVGSMSADVRETGSSVYVATKAGIQGFSESLRKEVNELGIKVTLIEPGAVGTDMQPANASEQAQKQESLEMLTAEDIASAVVYALEQPLRCDVVELKIRPHLQLI